From Bacteroidales bacterium, one genomic window encodes:
- a CDS encoding RNA polymerase sigma factor RpoD/SigA: MRQLKITKSITNRESASLDKYLQEIGREERITIEDEVELAQRIKKGDQAALEKLTRANLRFVVSVAKQYQNQGLSLPDLINEGNLGLIKAAEKFDETRGFKFISYAVWWIRQSILQALAEQSRIVRLPLNQVGSLNKINKALNKFEQDHQRMPSAEELSDILNIPKEKIADTLRVSGRHVSVDAPFVDGEDNSLLDVLPNNDSPSADKGLVNESLNKEIERALSTLTERERNIVKYFFGIGCQEKTLEEIGETFNLTRERVRQIKEKAIRRLRNSARSKLLKNYLG, encoded by the coding sequence ATGAGACAGTTAAAGATTACAAAGTCTATCACCAACAGGGAAAGTGCCTCTTTGGATAAGTACCTTCAGGAGATAGGAAGAGAGGAGCGCATCACAATAGAGGATGAGGTAGAACTGGCGCAACGCATTAAGAAAGGTGACCAGGCTGCGCTGGAAAAATTGACAAGAGCAAATCTTAGATTTGTGGTATCTGTTGCAAAACAGTATCAGAATCAAGGACTTAGCTTGCCGGACTTGATAAACGAGGGCAACCTTGGACTTATTAAAGCGGCTGAAAAATTTGATGAAACAAGAGGTTTTAAATTTATCTCTTATGCAGTGTGGTGGATTAGGCAATCAATCCTTCAGGCTCTTGCGGAGCAATCAAGAATTGTAAGACTTCCGCTTAACCAGGTTGGTTCTCTTAATAAAATCAATAAGGCGCTAAATAAATTTGAGCAGGACCACCAAAGGATGCCATCTGCTGAGGAGTTATCTGACATACTAAATATTCCAAAAGAGAAGATAGCAGATACCCTTAGAGTTTCCGGCCGTCATGTTTCTGTTGATGCTCCGTTTGTTGATGGAGAGGATAACAGCTTGCTGGATGTTCTTCCTAATAATGATTCTCCATCAGCTGATAAAGGCCTTGTAAATGAATCTCTTAACAAAGAGATTGAAAGGGCGCTTTCCACTCTTACGGAGAGAGAGAGAAATATTGTAAAGTATTTCTTTGGAATAGGATGCCAGGAAAAAACACTGGAGGAAATTGGAGAAACTTTCAATCTTACAAGAGAGAGAGTAAGGCAGATAAAAGAGAAGGCTATCAGAAGATTGCGCAATAGTGCAAGGAGCAAGCTTCTTAAAAACTATCTGGGATAA
- a CDS encoding ATP-binding protein, with translation MEDKKEPRNSERSDIDRYRDMSAYWQTGWWESNLKTKQYLISDNLKNLIGAKSNVLPFEEFIKCFREDYRDVVIKEFKEFSTIRRDFYDRKFPVITPTGEAWIRTHLCYDMKEEDGGGSFGVVQVVPPDEYIEKASLQENNYRFIEHLDKISNYLSEFLTDEKEDVIITKILESLLDFHGACNAWMFEFGDNGKTQTCISEVKIEGAPDLKSQFNNIDFSQFSWLSSMILSKKPVILNMASDLPENAKNEKHIFDKIGIKSIMFIPLVNSKRVWGYFGVDCIAHSHYWNNEDYLWMRSVGSILSLNIELNRVRAHNKRGELYKEELVRRMPVGYGRLTPIFNADGKIVDYLIKEGNRAGFILMGCEGSGPGSLGSANHDKEFVKQRAAIMQHVYDTGELYEYDNIEPSGKFCHSVMYKTESGELVEFHVDTSEKEKAMEDAVRANKLFKDIFLNIPIGEAIYDADGNMKDMNKSFMATFGLTSINDVRRSGYCFLNDRNLSESNKAAILAAENVDFNVDYDFDKVDDYKTLRHGIVNMHCRLIKLYDEKAVHAGYLFICLEDSDHLVAVDKVHDFENFFSLISDYAKIGYAKMDLYTHQGYAVKQWFRNMGEDENTPLNQIVGVYNHMHPEDREKILDFFEKAKAGKVNSFSGEIRIKRPGYQDKWNWIYKNLLVSKYLDNERLEVTGVNYDITAFKENQQELTAAKEKAEAMDKLKSSFLANMSHEIRTPLNAIVGFSDLITTSDDAEEKTQYMQIIHENNDLLLNLINDILDLSKMEAGMVDLHYEDVDVNGLCLSIIKSEKLKIKNNVEAIFDEQLPECVINTDRSRLMQLITNMFNNAIKYTRSGNIKLGYKWIDKEHIRFHITDTGVGISKENLKKIFDRFVKLNRFVQGTGLGLAICSTIIEKMGGEIGVESEEGKGSSFWFILPAVNKSANNTNIIKQESNIMETEKNQSGCAANESLNALVLIAEDTDSNFILENSMLKKLYRIERALDGIEAVEKCKSLNPDLILMDMQMPRMDGLEATRKIREFNKEVPIVAVTAFAFEQDKINAINAGCNTYVSKPISIPDFRRTVAEELAKRGK, from the coding sequence ATGGAAGATAAAAAAGAGCCTCGCAACTCCGAAAGGTCGGATATAGACAGGTATAGAGACATGTCTGCATATTGGCAGACTGGCTGGTGGGAGTCAAATCTGAAAACCAAACAATATTTAATCTCAGATAATCTTAAGAATTTAATTGGGGCAAAGAGCAATGTGCTGCCATTTGAAGAGTTTATCAAGTGTTTCAGAGAGGATTACAGAGATGTTGTAATTAAAGAGTTCAAGGAATTCTCAACTATTAGAAGGGATTTCTATGATAGAAAATTCCCCGTGATAACTCCAACGGGAGAAGCATGGATAAGAACGCATTTGTGCTACGATATGAAGGAAGAGGATGGCGGAGGAAGTTTTGGAGTTGTGCAGGTAGTGCCGCCGGATGAATACATAGAAAAAGCCTCTTTACAAGAGAACAATTATAGATTCATTGAGCATCTGGATAAGATATCTAATTATCTCTCAGAGTTTTTAACAGATGAAAAAGAGGATGTCATTATTACAAAGATTCTTGAAAGTCTTCTGGATTTTCATGGCGCATGCAATGCGTGGATGTTTGAATTTGGCGATAACGGCAAGACACAAACTTGCATAAGCGAGGTAAAAATAGAGGGAGCTCCGGATTTAAAATCGCAATTTAACAATATTGATTTTTCTCAATTTTCCTGGTTATCCTCTATGATTCTTTCTAAAAAGCCTGTTATCCTTAACATGGCCTCCGATCTTCCGGAAAATGCTAAAAATGAGAAACATATATTTGACAAAATAGGAATTAAATCCATAATGTTCATCCCACTTGTAAATTCAAAAAGAGTTTGGGGGTATTTTGGAGTGGACTGCATTGCCCACTCTCATTATTGGAACAATGAGGATTATTTGTGGATGCGTTCCGTCGGGAGCATACTAAGCTTAAACATTGAACTTAACAGAGTTAGAGCTCACAACAAGAGAGGAGAACTTTATAAAGAGGAACTGGTAAGGCGCATGCCGGTCGGATACGGGAGGCTTACCCCTATCTTTAATGCGGATGGCAAAATAGTTGATTATCTGATAAAAGAGGGCAACAGGGCTGGATTTATATTGATGGGATGTGAGGGCTCGGGACCTGGTTCCCTTGGTTCCGCAAATCACGACAAAGAATTTGTTAAACAGAGGGCTGCCATAATGCAGCATGTCTATGATACGGGGGAGCTATATGAGTATGATAATATAGAACCGTCCGGAAAGTTTTGCCACTCAGTAATGTACAAAACAGAAAGCGGAGAACTTGTTGAGTTTCACGTTGATACGTCAGAGAAAGAGAAGGCTATGGAGGATGCTGTGCGTGCGAATAAGCTTTTCAAGGATATATTTTTAAACATACCTATCGGAGAGGCCATATATGACGCTGATGGCAACATGAAAGATATGAATAAATCATTCATGGCAACATTTGGTCTTACATCTATAAATGATGTAAGAAGAAGCGGATATTGCTTCCTAAACGACAGGAATTTGAGCGAAAGCAACAAGGCGGCAATTTTGGCTGCGGAAAATGTAGATTTTAATGTTGATTATGATTTCGACAAAGTTGATGACTACAAAACATTAAGACACGGCATTGTAAACATGCACTGCAGGCTGATTAAACTTTATGATGAAAAGGCCGTGCATGCCGGTTATCTGTTTATATGTCTGGAAGATTCTGACCATCTTGTAGCAGTTGACAAAGTTCATGACTTTGAAAATTTCTTCTCTTTGATTTCCGATTATGCAAAAATAGGTTACGCCAAAATGGATTTGTACACCCACCAGGGATATGCTGTAAAACAGTGGTTCAGGAACATGGGTGAAGATGAGAATACCCCTTTAAATCAAATAGTTGGAGTATATAATCACATGCATCCGGAGGACAGGGAGAAGATTTTGGATTTCTTTGAAAAAGCAAAAGCGGGAAAAGTAAACAGTTTCTCAGGAGAAATAAGAATTAAACGGCCTGGATACCAAGACAAGTGGAACTGGATATATAAGAATCTTCTAGTAAGTAAATATCTAGATAACGAACGCCTAGAGGTTACCGGCGTAAATTACGATATTACAGCGTTTAAGGAGAATCAGCAGGAACTTACCGCGGCAAAGGAGAAAGCGGAGGCAATGGATAAACTTAAGAGCTCATTCCTTGCCAACATGAGCCATGAAATCAGGACTCCTCTGAATGCCATTGTGGGGTTCTCTGATCTTATCACAACAAGCGACGATGCGGAGGAGAAAACTCAATACATGCAAATCATACATGAAAACAATGATTTGCTGCTGAACCTTATTAACGATATCCTGGATTTGTCCAAGATGGAGGCCGGCATGGTAGATTTACATTATGAGGATGTTGACGTTAACGGACTGTGCCTGAGCATAATAAAATCAGAAAAGCTAAAGATTAAAAACAACGTTGAGGCGATATTTGATGAACAGCTGCCGGAGTGCGTTATAAATACAGACAGAAGCCGGCTTATGCAGCTGATAACTAACATGTTTAATAATGCAATAAAATATACCAGAAGCGGCAATATTAAACTTGGCTATAAATGGATTGACAAAGAGCATATACGGTTCCATATCACTGATACCGGAGTTGGCATAAGCAAAGAGAATTTGAAGAAAATTTTTGACCGTTTTGTAAAACTTAATAGATTTGTACAGGGAACTGGATTGGGATTGGCCATTTGCAGCACTATTATTGAGAAGATGGGGGGAGAAATTGGCGTAGAATCAGAAGAAGGAAAGGGTTCTTCTTTCTGGTTTATCCTGCCTGCAGTAAACAAATCAGCAAATAATACTAATATCATAAAACAGGAGAGCAATATTATGGAGACAGAGAAAAATCAGAGCGGATGCGCTGCTAATGAGAGTCTTAATGCACTGGTACTCATAGCAGAAGACACAGACAGCAATTTCATTTTGGAAAATTCCATGCTAAAGAAACTCTACAGAATTGAGAGGGCATTAGACGGAATAGAGGCTGTAGAAAAATGCAAATCTCTTAATCCAGATTTGATTTTGATGGATATGCAGATGCCTCGCATGGACGGACTTGAGGCTACAAGAAAAATCAGGGAGTTTAACAAAGAAGTCCCTATTGTTGCCGTTACTGCGTTTGCATTTGAGCAGGACAAAATAAATGCAATAAACGCCGGATGCAACACGTATGTTAGCAAGCCTATCTCCATTCCTGATTTCAGACGCACAGTGGCAGAAGAGCTTGCCAAACGGGGAAAATAG
- the dnaN gene encoding DNA polymerase III subunit beta: MRFTTTSTDFLQALLSVSRVILPKPPIPILEDFLLELDENNNLTITASDQETTLKTMLTIEDVKEGGRIAVPAVLLTNSFKELPTQPVEFITNEDKNNVTITWANGTANIPYVQPDDYPELPALADAKKIEVSANVLADGINSTIYATAEEELRPIMNGIFFDITSKSTTLVASNAHKLVCYKRNDVKCSESCSFVLPKKPANILKNNLARLSDEQVVITFDKKNAFFKFEQQLVVCRLVEGTYPAYKTVIPKNNTNIITVSRADILNATRRVAVCANQATGQIVFNVAENKLNITAQDLDFSMSANETIGCEYSGDTMAIGFKSQFLIEILSNLPYDQICIKLADPTKAALIQPAVQTEPEEEICALLMPMRINS; this comes from the coding sequence ATGAGGTTTACAACTACAAGCACAGATTTTTTACAGGCATTATTGTCAGTGTCAAGAGTTATTCTTCCAAAGCCGCCTATTCCGATTCTAGAAGATTTCCTTTTGGAATTAGATGAAAACAATAATCTAACAATTACGGCTTCTGACCAGGAGACTACTCTTAAGACCATGTTGACAATAGAGGATGTTAAGGAGGGAGGTAGAATTGCGGTTCCTGCAGTCTTGTTAACTAACTCATTCAAAGAGCTTCCGACACAGCCGGTTGAATTCATTACTAATGAAGATAAGAACAATGTAACTATAACATGGGCAAACGGTACGGCCAATATTCCTTACGTTCAGCCTGACGATTATCCTGAACTTCCGGCGCTTGCAGATGCCAAGAAGATTGAAGTTTCCGCAAATGTTCTTGCAGATGGCATTAACAGCACTATCTATGCTACTGCAGAGGAGGAACTTAGACCAATAATGAACGGAATTTTCTTTGATATCACTTCCAAATCCACAACCCTAGTTGCATCTAACGCCCACAAGCTGGTTTGCTATAAGAGAAATGATGTTAAATGCAGCGAGAGCTGTTCATTTGTCCTGCCTAAAAAACCTGCAAATATTTTAAAGAACAACCTTGCCAGACTATCTGATGAGCAAGTAGTTATAACATTTGATAAAAAGAATGCGTTCTTCAAATTTGAACAGCAGCTTGTTGTTTGCCGTCTTGTAGAAGGCACCTACCCTGCATACAAAACAGTCATTCCAAAGAATAACACCAACATTATAACTGTCTCAAGAGCAGATATTTTGAATGCCACAAGACGTGTTGCCGTTTGTGCAAACCAGGCAACAGGACAAATAGTTTTTAATGTTGCAGAGAATAAGTTGAATATTACTGCGCAAGACTTGGATTTCTCAATGAGCGCAAACGAGACCATAGGTTGCGAATACAGCGGAGATACAATGGCCATAGGATTTAAATCTCAGTTCCTAATTGAGATTCTAAGCAATCTTCCTTATGACCAAATTTGCATTAAGCTTGCTGACCCTACAAAGGCTGCTCTAATTCAGCCGGCCGTTCAAACAGAGCCGGAGGAAGAGATATGCGCTTTGCTTATGCCTATGAGAATCAACAGCTAA
- a CDS encoding 3'-5' exonuclease → MELNLKNPLLFFDIESTGLDVAKDRIVEISCVKVMPDGSKDIKTRRINPEIPISPEAQKIHGISNEDVKDCPKFKEVAKSLAQWMSGCDIAGYNSMKFDIPLLEEEFLRAGVDFDFHKRHLVDVQNIFHKMEQRTLSAAYKFYCHKDLEKAHSAEADTVATYEVLKAQLDKYPDTLKNDVEMLADFSTRSKFLDYAGRIIVNENGQAIFNFGKHKGKLVVDVLSHEPSYFAWMEQGDFTLDTKKVLTDIKLHPDKYR, encoded by the coding sequence ATGGAATTAAATTTAAAAAATCCTCTCCTTTTTTTTGACATAGAGAGCACAGGCCTTGACGTTGCCAAGGATCGTATTGTTGAAATTTCTTGCGTCAAGGTTATGCCTGACGGAAGCAAAGACATTAAAACAAGAAGGATAAATCCTGAGATTCCTATATCTCCGGAAGCTCAAAAAATCCACGGCATTTCAAATGAAGATGTAAAGGATTGTCCTAAGTTTAAAGAGGTTGCAAAATCTCTGGCTCAGTGGATGAGCGGCTGCGATATTGCCGGATACAACTCCATGAAGTTTGATATCCCTTTGCTGGAGGAGGAGTTCCTGCGCGCCGGAGTGGATTTTGATTTTCACAAAAGACACTTGGTTGATGTGCAAAACATCTTCCATAAAATGGAGCAGAGAACGCTTTCCGCTGCGTACAAGTTTTATTGTCACAAAGATTTGGAGAAGGCGCATTCAGCGGAGGCGGATACTGTAGCAACTTATGAAGTACTTAAAGCTCAGCTAGATAAATACCCTGATACTTTAAAGAATGATGTAGAAATGCTTGCAGATTTTTCTACGCGTTCAAAATTTTTGGATTATGCAGGACGCATCATCGTGAATGAAAACGGCCAGGCCATATTCAATTTTGGAAAGCACAAGGGAAAACTTGTAGTTGATGTTTTATCACATGAGCCAAGCTATTTTGCATGGATGGAACAGGGAGATTTTACGCTGGACACTAAAAAAGTGCTGACAGACATCAAATTACATCCGGACAAATATCGCTAG
- a CDS encoding aminoacetone oxidase family FAD-binding enzyme yields MEKYQIAIIGGGAAGLFAAAYAVKYIKEHPEFLPSGSLRRIVLLEKEERCGRKINITGKGRCNITNTRMWDEFAPHIHPQSNFLRSAFYSMSTADTMSFFEGIGLPLVVERGQRVYPKSMRAADVTDALMNYISVDFVKVFTRCPVEKIEKDEGAFVISAKCGKINADNIIITTGGLSYPLTGSTGDGYKFAESFGHSVEKCFPSLTALVPKNYFQDLKTEADYSVSSDRIFSQTGKSLNGLELKNVSAKLIVNGAVAQEEFGDVNFTDGGIEGPIIFRISRRAVENIINGQKVQVVLDLKPALSLQQLNARIEREMGSLSSVVYGRYQAKNSINSSNPNTLRYLLNRMLPKQLIKPFMDMSKDLSVKTLPERLKELKFEIVSFVGYDRCVVTAGGISLKEVSHKTMESKLVKGLYFAGEVLDLDGDTGGYNLQTAFSTGALAMQNCLNGFAKKRRF; encoded by the coding sequence ATGGAAAAATATCAAATAGCAATTATCGGCGGAGGAGCTGCCGGACTTTTTGCTGCCGCTTATGCGGTGAAGTACATTAAAGAGCATCCTGAATTTTTACCCTCCGGAAGTCTCCGCAGAATTGTTCTGCTGGAAAAGGAAGAACGTTGCGGACGCAAGATAAATATCACAGGCAAAGGGCGTTGCAACATTACAAATACAAGAATGTGGGATGAATTCGCCCCTCATATACATCCTCAGTCAAACTTTTTAAGGAGCGCTTTCTATAGCATGAGCACTGCTGATACAATGAGTTTTTTTGAGGGCATCGGACTTCCTCTTGTGGTTGAACGCGGACAAAGAGTATATCCAAAAAGCATGCGTGCGGCAGATGTGACTGACGCTTTAATGAACTATATATCAGTAGATTTTGTTAAAGTATTTACAAGATGTCCTGTGGAAAAAATAGAGAAAGATGAGGGTGCTTTTGTTATTTCAGCTAAGTGCGGCAAAATAAATGCGGATAATATTATCATCACGACAGGCGGTCTCTCTTATCCTCTAACAGGCTCAACCGGAGATGGTTACAAATTTGCAGAATCTTTTGGGCATTCAGTTGAAAAATGCTTTCCTTCACTTACTGCTCTTGTTCCAAAAAATTATTTTCAAGATTTAAAAACGGAGGCAGATTACAGCGTCTCATCTGACAGAATATTTTCTCAGACAGGAAAATCTCTTAATGGTCTTGAGCTTAAAAATGTCTCCGCAAAGCTTATTGTTAACGGAGCTGTTGCCCAGGAAGAGTTTGGAGATGTGAATTTTACAGATGGAGGTATAGAGGGGCCGATTATTTTTAGGATAAGCCGCAGAGCGGTGGAGAACATAATTAACGGACAGAAAGTCCAGGTTGTTTTAGACCTCAAGCCTGCTCTCTCTTTGCAGCAGCTTAATGCAAGAATTGAGAGAGAAATGGGTTCTCTTTCATCTGTGGTTTACGGACGGTATCAGGCAAAGAACAGTATAAATAGTTCAAATCCAAACACTTTAAGGTATCTCCTTAACAGAATGCTTCCAAAGCAGCTGATAAAACCCTTCATGGACATGTCAAAAGATTTATCAGTTAAAACTCTGCCGGAGAGGCTAAAAGAGCTGAAATTTGAGATTGTCTCTTTTGTGGGGTATGACAGATGTGTTGTTACTGCAGGCGGAATTTCATTGAAAGAAGTTTCTCACAAAACAATGGAATCAAAACTTGTTAAAGGATTGTATTTTGCCGGAGAAGTGCTTGATTTAGATGGAGATACCGGAGGATATAACTTGCAGACCGCTTTCTCCACCGGTGCGTTGGCAATGCAAAATTGTCTTAACGGATTTGCGAAAAAAAGGCGATTCTAG
- a CDS encoding ABC transporter substrate-binding protein, translated as MSGTQFVYNENVKKLISEGKIADIGAETAPNYEKIMSLKPDVIFVYGISGNDNTYIEKLRHLGLRVIPINDYLERTPLAKMEYLKLFGLLTGSAQFADSVFEARAGEYLKIKNECAKALSDKHIKRTRVLLNMPFKGIWYVPGGKNYTSNLIKDAGGDILGTDPEGSSSAQLGFEKIYALAAHADIWLHPNTVSTFAALAADNPLYKNIPAFAKKQVYNNTKRSTPGGGSDFWEDGAVEPQEILKDLIQIMHPEIAQKGRDLKYYIRLK; from the coding sequence TTGAGCGGTACTCAATTTGTTTATAATGAGAATGTTAAAAAATTGATATCTGAGGGTAAAATTGCAGATATCGGAGCAGAAACTGCTCCAAATTATGAGAAAATAATGTCTCTTAAGCCAGATGTAATTTTTGTATACGGCATAAGCGGAAATGATAACACGTACATAGAAAAACTTCGTCATCTTGGTTTAAGGGTAATTCCTATTAATGATTATTTGGAGAGGACTCCGCTTGCAAAAATGGAGTATTTAAAACTTTTTGGACTTCTTACTGGCAGCGCGCAATTTGCGGATTCTGTTTTTGAAGCCAGGGCCGGAGAGTATTTAAAGATAAAGAATGAATGCGCTAAAGCATTGAGCGATAAACATATAAAAAGGACAAGAGTTTTGCTTAACATGCCTTTTAAAGGAATATGGTATGTCCCCGGAGGAAAGAATTATACCTCTAATTTGATAAAAGATGCGGGGGGCGATATTCTTGGAACAGACCCTGAAGGGAGCAGTTCCGCTCAGCTTGGCTTTGAGAAAATTTATGCCCTTGCGGCTCATGCCGATATTTGGCTTCACCCAAATACCGTCTCTACTTTTGCTGCTCTTGCGGCAGATAACCCGCTGTATAAAAACATTCCCGCCTTTGCAAAAAAGCAAGTTTACAATAACACAAAGCGCAGCACGCCAGGCGGAGGAAGTGATTTTTGGGAGGATGGAGCTGTTGAGCCTCAGGAGATTCTGAAAGATTTAATTCAGATTATGCATCCGGAAATTGCGCAAAAGGGGAGGGACCTTAAGTATTATATACGGCTTAAATAA
- the buk gene encoding butyrate kinase — MLILVINPGSTSTKISVYDGIEQVFTNTLRHSAEELAGFSNVVSQFDFRKKTIISALKENKIDTNELSVVIARGGLVKPLTSGVYKVNAAMLEDLRNGLGGEHASNLGGLIADEIAKDVSKNTGREVSAFIADPVVVDEMDAIAKVSGNAEITRVSIFHALNQKAIAKRFAKENGKKYEDLNLIVAHLGGGVSVGMHKHGKVVDVNNALDGEGPFSPERSGGLPAGQLAEICFSGKYTKGEVMKMINGKGGIMSYLGTNSFLDVSNAAKAGDKKSAFIIDAFAYQLSKEIGSLATVVNGKVDAILVTGGIAYNKAVTDKVAERVKFIAPVFVYPGEDEMGALAQNAYSVLTGEEEAKNY; from the coding sequence ATGCTGATACTTGTTATTAATCCTGGTTCTACTTCTACAAAGATATCTGTGTATGATGGTATAGAGCAGGTGTTTACGAATACGCTAAGACATTCTGCAGAAGAGCTTGCAGGGTTTTCAAATGTCGTCTCACAATTTGATTTTAGAAAGAAAACCATTATCTCTGCATTAAAAGAGAATAAAATTGATACGAATGAACTCTCTGTTGTTATAGCAAGAGGCGGACTCGTAAAGCCGCTTACATCAGGAGTTTACAAGGTTAATGCCGCAATGCTGGAAGACCTTAGGAATGGGCTTGGCGGAGAGCATGCAAGCAATCTTGGCGGGTTGATTGCGGATGAGATTGCAAAAGATGTTTCCAAAAATACCGGCAGGGAGGTATCCGCCTTTATAGCAGATCCTGTTGTCGTAGATGAAATGGATGCTATTGCAAAAGTTTCCGGCAACGCTGAGATTACAAGAGTTTCCATTTTTCATGCGCTTAACCAAAAGGCTATTGCTAAGAGGTTTGCAAAGGAGAACGGAAAAAAATATGAAGATTTGAATTTGATAGTTGCTCATCTTGGCGGGGGAGTTTCCGTTGGCATGCATAAGCATGGAAAGGTTGTTGACGTTAACAATGCTCTAGATGGAGAGGGACCTTTTTCTCCAGAGAGAAGCGGCGGACTTCCTGCAGGTCAGCTGGCCGAAATTTGTTTTAGCGGGAAATATACAAAGGGGGAAGTGATGAAAATGATAAACGGCAAGGGTGGTATAATGTCATACCTTGGAACCAATTCATTTCTAGATGTTTCCAATGCTGCAAAGGCGGGAGATAAAAAATCTGCTTTTATTATTGATGCCTTTGCATATCAGCTTTCTAAAGAGATAGGTTCTCTTGCAACTGTTGTAAATGGAAAGGTTGATGCCATACTTGTAACCGGCGGAATAGCTTATAATAAGGCTGTTACGGATAAGGTGGCGGAGCGTGTGAAGTTCATTGCCCCTGTTTTTGTTTATCCCGGAGAGGATGAGATGGGAGCCCTTGCGCAAAATGCCTATTCTGTTTTGACAGGAGAAGAAGAGGCTAAAAATTATTAA